From one Candidatus Polarisedimenticolia bacterium genomic stretch:
- a CDS encoding zf-HC2 domain-containing protein has product MTHEKFQELLGDYAEGMLPVGAMSAFGRHLASCPSCAALTDAYTSALADLHAFPRLEVPSGFTERVLARTTRRPPLWSVVAGWLGLPRLRLNPAAAGALCSLVLVLVMGTSEGKRVVRELNMATHRTYSNAVRLYVKSSDLKETAAAVGKQIPGRLEGTVDWVRERWGKKPENAPEPKREGGESNSRQVTDAPASA; this is encoded by the coding sequence CCACGAGAAGTTCCAGGAGCTGCTGGGAGATTACGCCGAAGGAATGCTGCCGGTCGGAGCCATGTCCGCTTTCGGCAGGCATCTCGCCTCGTGTCCGTCCTGCGCGGCGCTCACCGACGCCTACACCTCGGCGCTCGCTGATCTGCATGCTTTTCCGCGGCTCGAGGTGCCGTCCGGATTTACCGAGCGGGTGCTGGCGCGCACCACGCGCCGGCCGCCGCTCTGGTCGGTGGTCGCCGGCTGGCTGGGTCTGCCGCGGCTTCGCCTGAACCCCGCCGCGGCGGGCGCCCTCTGCTCGCTCGTCCTCGTCCTGGTCATGGGGACCTCCGAAGGAAAGCGCGTGGTGCGCGAGCTCAACATGGCGACGCATCGCACCTACAGCAATGCCGTTCGCCTCTACGTGAAGAGCTCCGATCTCAAAGAGACGGCCGCGGCGGTCGGCAAGCAGATCCCCGGTCGGCTGGAAGGAACCGTGGACTGGGTGCGCGAGCGATGGGGCAAGAAGCCCGAGAATGCGCCCGAGCCGAAGCGCGAGGGCGGGGAATC